A DNA window from Pseudomonas sp. GD03919 contains the following coding sequences:
- a CDS encoding ABC transporter permease: MKRVPLSRLFSLAARQLLRDARAGELRVLFFALLVAVASSSAIGYFSARLNDAMLLRASEFLAADLRLSGSTPASQEQIDAGLKLGLDHAQAVEFSSVVAAQGGIQLASVKAASNSYPLRGELRSATEPYAPEEAGPGPRPGEVWAEARLMAALNLNIGDELEIGARTLRLSRVLTYDPDTAGDFYSLTPRVLMHLDDLAATEVVQPGSRVRFRELWRGDANALAAYRQAVEAGLQPNQRLDDARDGNRQVGGALGRAERYLNLASLAAVLLAGVAVALSAARFAARRFDASALLRCLGLSRREALALFGLQLALLGLVACVIGALLGWAGQHVLFYLLRGLIPDDLPPADLWPALAGMATGLVALAGFALPPLAALGRVPPLRVLRRDMLPVPASSWLVYGAALIALGLIMWRLSLDLRLTLALLGGGLLAALLLGGLLLLGLQSLRRLLQRAALPWRLGLGQLLRHPLAAAGQSLAFGLILLAMALIALLRGELLDTWQDQLPEDAPNHFALNVLPAERDAFAARLAELSAHPAPLYPVVPGRLIMINDEPVRQLVSKESRGERATQRDLSLTWAEALPADNLITAGSWWGAAPAADLPGVSVEAELAESLQLKLGDRLRFNVGGIEREAQVTSLRQVDWDSFQPNFFMIFEPQTLQDLPATYLTSFYLPPGKDAELVSLSRAFPSVTLLQVDALLAQLRSILAQVTLAIEYVLLFVLAAGITVLLAGLQATLDERIRQGALLRALGAERKLLISARRAEFGLLGAAAGLLAALGCELVSFLLYRYVFDMNWQPHPWLLVLPLIGALLVGLAGVLGTRRALNASPLSVLREG; the protein is encoded by the coding sequence ATGAAACGCGTGCCCCTGTCTCGCCTGTTTTCGCTCGCTGCCCGCCAACTGCTGCGCGATGCCCGCGCCGGCGAGTTGCGGGTACTGTTCTTCGCCTTGCTGGTGGCCGTGGCCTCCAGCAGCGCCATCGGCTATTTCAGCGCACGCCTGAATGACGCCATGCTGCTGCGCGCCAGTGAATTTCTCGCTGCAGACCTGCGCCTGAGCGGTAGCACGCCCGCCAGCCAGGAGCAGATCGATGCAGGACTCAAGCTGGGGCTCGACCATGCTCAGGCCGTGGAATTTTCCAGCGTGGTCGCGGCACAGGGCGGCATTCAGTTGGCCAGCGTCAAGGCAGCCAGCAACTCTTATCCGCTGCGCGGAGAGCTGCGCAGTGCAACCGAACCCTATGCCCCGGAAGAAGCCGGCCCCGGCCCACGGCCGGGCGAAGTCTGGGCCGAAGCACGGCTGATGGCCGCGCTGAACCTGAACATCGGTGATGAACTGGAAATAGGCGCCAGGACCCTGCGCCTTAGCCGCGTCTTGACCTATGACCCGGACACCGCTGGCGATTTCTACAGCCTGACGCCACGGGTACTGATGCACCTGGACGACCTGGCCGCGACCGAGGTGGTACAACCCGGCAGCCGCGTACGATTTCGTGAACTCTGGCGCGGCGACGCCAATGCCCTGGCGGCCTACCGTCAGGCAGTCGAAGCCGGCCTGCAGCCCAACCAGCGCCTGGATGACGCGCGCGACGGCAATCGCCAGGTCGGCGGCGCCCTCGGTCGCGCCGAACGTTATTTGAACCTGGCCAGCCTGGCCGCCGTATTGCTCGCCGGTGTCGCCGTGGCCCTGTCAGCGGCACGCTTCGCTGCTCGGCGCTTCGATGCCAGCGCCCTGCTGCGCTGCCTCGGCTTGTCGCGGCGTGAAGCGCTGGCCCTGTTCGGCCTGCAACTGGCACTGCTCGGGCTAGTCGCCTGCGTGATTGGCGCCCTGCTCGGCTGGGCTGGGCAGCACGTTCTTTTCTACTTGTTGCGCGGGCTGATCCCGGACGACCTGCCACCTGCCGACCTGTGGCCCGCATTGGCCGGGATGGCCACCGGCCTGGTGGCATTGGCCGGTTTCGCCCTACCGCCGCTGGCCGCGCTGGGCCGCGTACCGCCATTACGCGTCTTGCGCCGCGATATGCTGCCGGTACCGGCCAGCTCCTGGCTGGTCTATGGTGCAGCGCTGATCGCACTGGGTCTGATCATGTGGCGCCTGAGCCTGGATCTGCGCCTGACGCTGGCGCTGCTGGGTGGCGGGCTGCTCGCCGCATTGCTGCTCGGTGGTTTGCTGTTGCTCGGCCTGCAGAGCCTGCGCCGCCTGCTGCAGCGTGCCGCCCTGCCCTGGCGCCTGGGCCTGGGGCAACTGCTACGCCATCCGCTGGCTGCAGCCGGGCAATCGCTGGCGTTCGGCCTGATCCTGCTGGCCATGGCGCTGATCGCCCTGCTGCGTGGCGAGCTGCTCGACACCTGGCAGGACCAGTTGCCGGAGGACGCGCCCAACCACTTCGCCCTCAACGTGCTACCGGCCGAGCGCGATGCCTTTGCCGCACGCCTAGCTGAATTGTCAGCGCATCCGGCGCCGCTGTATCCGGTGGTGCCGGGCCGGCTGATCATGATCAACGATGAGCCGGTACGCCAACTGGTGAGCAAGGAAAGCCGCGGTGAACGCGCGACGCAACGTGATCTCAGCCTGACCTGGGCCGAGGCGTTGCCAGCGGACAATCTGATTACCGCCGGCAGTTGGTGGGGCGCCGCACCGGCCGCTGACCTGCCTGGTGTCTCCGTCGAAGCCGAACTGGCCGAAAGCCTGCAACTGAAGCTCGGTGACCGCCTGCGCTTCAACGTCGGTGGCATCGAACGCGAAGCGCAGGTCACCAGCCTGCGCCAGGTGGACTGGGACAGCTTCCAGCCCAACTTCTTCATGATCTTCGAGCCACAAACCCTGCAGGATCTGCCCGCCACCTACCTGACCAGCTTCTACCTGCCCCCAGGCAAGGACGCGGAACTGGTCAGCCTCAGCCGCGCCTTCCCCAGTGTCACCCTGCTGCAGGTCGACGCACTGCTGGCGCAGCTGCGCAGCATCCTCGCCCAGGTCACACTGGCCATCGAATACGTGCTGCTGTTCGTGCTCGCCGCCGGCATCACCGTCCTGTTGGCCGGGCTGCAGGCCACGCTGGACGAGCGCATTCGCCAGGGTGCATTGCTGCGCGCACTGGGCGCCGAACGCAAGCTGCTGATCAGCGCCCGTCGCGCCGAATTTGGCCTGCTCGGCGCAGCCGCCGGCCTGCTCGCCGCACTGGGCTGCGAACTGGTGAGCTTCCTGCTCTACCGCTATGTCTTCGACATGAACTGGCAGCCTCATCCCTGGCTGCTGGTGCTGCCGCTGATCGGCGCATTGCTGGTCGGCCTGGCTGGCGTACTCGGTACCCGCCGTGCACTGAATGCCAGCCCATTGAGCGTATTGCGCGAAGGCTGA
- a CDS encoding ABC transporter ATP-binding protein, producing the protein MTSSILAARNLSKVVNSAEGTLTILHDLDLELNKGDSLAIVGASGSGKSTLLGLLAGLDLPSGGAVLLAGKNLSELDEDQRARLRAEHVGFVFQSFQLLDSLTALENVMLPLELEGQADARQRARALLERVGLGQRLTHYPRQLSGGEQQRVAIARAFAAEPDVLFADEPTGNLDSHTGERITELLFQLNQERGTTLVLVTHDERLAHRCQRLIRLEAGHLIDRVEP; encoded by the coding sequence ATGACTTCGAGCATTCTCGCTGCGCGGAACCTTAGCAAAGTGGTCAACAGCGCGGAAGGCACACTGACCATCCTTCATGATCTCGACCTGGAACTGAACAAAGGCGACAGCCTGGCCATTGTCGGCGCCTCAGGGTCTGGTAAATCCACCCTGCTTGGCCTGCTCGCCGGCCTGGACTTGCCCAGCGGCGGCGCTGTATTGCTGGCCGGCAAGAACCTCAGCGAACTCGATGAAGACCAGCGTGCACGCCTGCGCGCCGAGCATGTCGGCTTCGTCTTCCAGTCGTTCCAACTGCTCGACAGCCTCACTGCGCTGGAAAACGTCATGCTGCCGCTGGAGCTGGAAGGTCAGGCCGATGCCCGTCAGCGCGCCCGCGCCCTGCTCGAACGGGTTGGCCTCGGTCAGCGTCTGACGCACTACCCACGCCAGCTGTCCGGTGGCGAACAACAGCGTGTGGCCATTGCCCGCGCCTTCGCCGCCGAGCCGGATGTCTTGTTCGCCGACGAACCCACCGGCAACCTCGACAGCCATACCGGTGAGCGCATCACCGAACTGCTCTTTCAGCTCAACCAGGAGCGCGGTACCACGCTGGTACTGGTCACTCATGACGAGCGCCTGGCGCACCGTTGCCAGCGCCTGATCCGTCTGGAAGCCGGGCACCTGATCGATCGCGTGGAGCCCTGA
- a CDS encoding arylesterase, whose protein sequence is MRAWWLSGALTLMLWAQGAVAGTLLVVGDSISAAFGLDSRQGWVALLEKRLVQEGFEHQVVNASISGDTSAGGAARLPALLVEHKPELVIIELGGNDGLRGQPPAQLQQNLASMVRQSQEAGAKVLILGMKLPPNYGQRYTTAFAEVFPKVASETGSALVPFLLEGAAGVPSMMQPDGIHPTAAAQPVMLDNVWPTLKPLL, encoded by the coding sequence ATGCGTGCATGGTGGCTCAGTGGTGCCTTGACCCTGATGCTTTGGGCTCAGGGAGCGGTTGCAGGCACCCTGCTTGTGGTCGGCGATAGTATCAGCGCCGCTTTTGGCCTGGATAGCCGGCAAGGTTGGGTCGCTTTGCTGGAAAAACGCCTGGTGCAAGAGGGGTTCGAGCATCAGGTGGTCAATGCCTCGATCAGTGGCGACACCAGTGCAGGCGGCGCCGCACGGCTGCCTGCGCTACTTGTCGAGCACAAGCCGGAGCTGGTCATCATCGAGTTGGGTGGCAATGACGGGCTGCGTGGACAGCCCCCTGCGCAATTGCAACAGAATCTTGCGTCGATGGTTCGGCAGTCTCAGGAAGCAGGCGCCAAGGTGCTTATTCTGGGGATGAAACTGCCACCGAATTACGGTCAGCGTTACACAACCGCTTTCGCTGAAGTGTTCCCCAAAGTGGCCAGTGAGACCGGCTCAGCCTTGGTGCCTTTCCTGCTGGAAGGCGCGGCTGGCGTGCCCTCCATGATGCAACCTGATGGAATCCATCCGACTGCTGCTGCTCAGCCAGTGATGCTCGATAACGTCTGGCCGACACTCAAACCATTGCTCTGA
- a CDS encoding tyrosine-type recombinase/integrase, with amino-acid sequence MEISSNIQRALAYFHLNKPEATWPELRERLRAIAQECLEAEFGDLGSDYARSEFYQEMYGALRTISKQGDLGLAQHRAVSIGQSIMAAANARIEGRPGALVDAIDKLNQSEPIDSHSHARLSLSVGAPQDPLSWDELSSLYMAEHSINLKESSRKAAITAHTVIGGAFAAIGLTDLRAHTRENMTDLRAKLLESRKASTVNNLVAKLQAVMTWAVRADKLTKQHTDKLKITKGADSERVAFSREQVVTLMTHANALPATSWERWALSLLAVTGARVGEVSYLTKADIKQVDGLWCIDINEDTEGKSIKNKHSKRLVPLVDGALGFDLSAFLEAVEAGALPSDNGIKPDKASKQLNLMLKDALGDSKGDNQSLHSLRHHLISSMQAAGVPVAFAQAAAGQSSGTIAYDNYGSGSPIQRVYEALKQGLREDAQ; translated from the coding sequence ATGGAAATCTCCAGCAACATTCAGAGGGCGCTTGCCTACTTCCACCTCAACAAGCCTGAGGCGACTTGGCCAGAGCTTCGGGAGCGACTACGCGCAATCGCTCAGGAGTGCCTTGAGGCAGAGTTCGGTGACCTGGGGTCGGACTACGCACGTAGCGAGTTCTATCAGGAGATGTACGGGGCACTGCGCACAATCAGCAAACAGGGTGACCTGGGCCTTGCCCAGCATCGAGCCGTGTCCATTGGCCAGAGCATCATGGCTGCTGCGAACGCTCGCATTGAGGGCCGGCCTGGGGCACTGGTGGATGCCATTGACAAACTCAATCAGAGCGAGCCAATTGATAGCCACAGTCACGCTCGCCTGTCCCTATCTGTAGGCGCACCTCAAGACCCCTTGAGCTGGGACGAGTTGTCCAGCCTCTACATGGCGGAACACAGCATCAACCTCAAGGAGTCCAGCAGGAAAGCCGCCATCACCGCCCATACGGTCATCGGGGGCGCCTTCGCGGCCATCGGGCTGACCGACCTTCGGGCCCACACTCGGGAGAACATGACCGACCTTCGGGCCAAGCTCCTTGAGAGCCGCAAGGCGTCCACCGTGAACAACCTTGTGGCCAAGCTCCAAGCGGTCATGACCTGGGCGGTACGGGCGGACAAGCTCACCAAGCAGCACACGGACAAGCTCAAGATCACCAAGGGCGCAGACAGCGAGCGTGTGGCGTTCTCTCGGGAGCAGGTGGTAACCCTCATGACCCATGCGAACGCCCTGCCTGCGACCTCCTGGGAGCGCTGGGCGCTGTCCCTCCTGGCCGTCACTGGGGCGCGCGTGGGCGAAGTCAGCTATCTGACCAAGGCCGACATCAAGCAGGTAGATGGTCTGTGGTGCATCGACATCAACGAAGATACCGAGGGCAAGTCGATCAAGAACAAGCACAGCAAACGCCTTGTGCCCCTCGTGGATGGAGCCCTTGGGTTTGACCTGTCGGCGTTCCTTGAGGCTGTCGAAGCGGGCGCCCTGCCCTCTGACAACGGCATCAAGCCCGACAAAGCCAGTAAACAGCTCAATCTGATGCTGAAAGACGCACTCGGAGACAGCAAAGGTGATAACCAGTCGCTGCACTCCCTGCGTCACCATCTGATTTCCTCAATGCAGGCCGCTGGCGTTCCCGTGGCGTTCGCTCAGGCGGCCGCTGGCCAGTCCTCGGGCACCATTGCATACGACAACTACGGCTCAGGCTCACCGATTCAACGGGTCTACGAAGCACTCAAGCAAGGTCTGAGGGAGGACGCCCAGTGA